The proteins below are encoded in one region of Apium graveolens cultivar Ventura chromosome 4, ASM990537v1, whole genome shotgun sequence:
- the LOC141720624 gene encoding uncharacterized protein LOC141720624 isoform X1: protein MEMKLIYHQYLTLLIACDVLHLGDSSRVSNDSISLHLVTSSGDESSSAGKLNDVENTILGKFGMSADNFKAVQDPNQTQVLGSTAQKLFSWFKLKNKIWKKIKP from the exons ATGGAAATGAAGCTGATTTATCATCAATATCTTACCCTTTTGATTGCTTGCGATGTGCTTCACCTTGGAGACTCTAGCAGAGT TTCGAATGATTCGATTAGTCTGCATCTGGTAACTTCTTCTGGTGATGAAAGTAGTAGTGCTG GTAAGTTGAATGATGTGGAAAATACTATACTGGGGAAATTTGGGATGAGCGCTGACAACTTCAAAGCTGTCCAAGATCCAAATCAGA CACAGGTGCTTGGCAGCACAGCACAGAAGTTGTTCAGCTG GTTCAAGCTAAAGAATaaaatctggaagaagatcaagccatga
- the LOC141720624 gene encoding uncharacterized protein LOC141720624 isoform X2 → MEMKLIYHQYLTLLIACDVLHLGDSSRVSNDSISLHLVTSSGDESSSAGKLNDVENTILGKFGMSADNFKAVQDPNQTQVLGSTAQKLFSWLTTSENLISII, encoded by the exons ATGGAAATGAAGCTGATTTATCATCAATATCTTACCCTTTTGATTGCTTGCGATGTGCTTCACCTTGGAGACTCTAGCAGAGT TTCGAATGATTCGATTAGTCTGCATCTGGTAACTTCTTCTGGTGATGAAAGTAGTAGTGCTG GTAAGTTGAATGATGTGGAAAATACTATACTGGGGAAATTTGGGATGAGCGCTGACAACTTCAAAGCTGTCCAAGATCCAAATCAGA CACAGGTGCTTGGCAGCACAGCACAGAAGTTGTTCAGCTG GTTGACTACGTCGGAAAATCTTATAAGTATCATCTAG